From a region of the Besnoitia besnoiti strain Bb-Ger1 chromosome I, whole genome shotgun sequence genome:
- a CDS encoding oxidoreductase, 2OG-Fe(II) oxygenase family protein (encoded by transcript BESB_008740), protein MELDELIASLPRHLVSWLKEEADNRPVVMCTDPLNHPEIRQRCRLYTDLPSFLCDSAELTNLIDPSNTATPVVIVDNATSADVCIQAREEAETLRSAGRFRNASFGASSRKAVDSKTRSDEIVWIREQDLTALPACTRILALIEELRDALNAGFVLLGTEFKAYRTELQLSVYPSGTAGYSAHMDAGAESGWLSSEAIISNTASFQSAVQIGSP, encoded by the exons ATGGAACTCGACGAACTGATCGCATCGCTGCCACGTCATCTCGTCAGCTGGCTCAAAGAGGAAGCGGACAACCGCCCCGTTGTCATGTGCACAGATCCTTTGAACCACCCTGAAATCAGACA GCGGTGTCGATTATACACAGATCTGCCGTCATTCCTCTGCGACTCGGCCGAGCTGACAAACCTTATCGATCCATCAAATACAGCAACTCCTGTCGTCATCG TTGACAACGCGACATCAGCCGACGTGTGCATCCAAGCcagagaagaagccgagACTCTGCGTAGTGCAGGTCGCTTCAGAAACGCGTCCTTCGGGGCATCTAGTCGCAA GGCAGTCGACAGCAAGACGCGGAGCGACGAGATCGTGTGGATTCGAGAGCAGGACCTCACAGCCCTGCCAGCATGCACCAGGATACTTGCGCT AATCGAGGAACTTCGAGACGCCCTCAACGCGGGTTTCGTTCTCCTGGGCACTGAATTCAAGGCTTACCGCACAGAGCTACAGCTGTCGGTGTACCCAA GCGGGACAGCTGGCTATTCTGCACATATGGACGCCGGAGCGGAGTCGG GATGGTTGTCTTCAGAAGCCATCATC
- a CDS encoding heat shock protein HSP20 (encoded by transcript BESB_008750), whose amino-acid sequence MTCCGGAVSEHELVLDSAGDGDDMIPDRPIPSIPRTGNLVLASNKVAEIQAPAEVRSKITWKPAVDIFFDKKDSTVALLMDLPGFTKDDVNVEVGEGQLYISGPRSKNELREKYGANLVLSAHERPTGFFFRAFQLAPNAVEDSVQAVMTNGILEVKLSCIQTHEMKKVEIGLPGAASGEKAAKK is encoded by the exons ATGACTTGCTGTGGCGGTGCAGTCTCTGAGCACGAGCTGGTGCTCGACTCAGCCGGTGACGGCGACGATATGATTCCGGACAGG CCAATCCCCTCCATCCCGAGGACAGGAAACTTGGTCCTTGCCTCTAACAAGGTCGCCGAAATTCAGGCTCCGGCAGAAGTGAGGAGCAAGATCACATGGAAGCCTGCTGTTGACATTTTCTTTGACAAGAAAGACAGCACCGTCGCTCTGCTCATGGATCTGCCCGGTTTCACAAAGGATGACGTCAACGTTGAAGTCGGCGAAGGGCAGTTGTACATTTCTGGACCTCGATCCAAGAATGAACTCAGGGAGAAGTACGGAGCTAACCTTGTGCTATCCGCCCACGAGCGACCCAccggcttcttcttccgcgcatTTCAATTGGCGCCAAACGCCGTTGAGGACTCTGTCCAGGCCGTAATGACGAACG GAATTCTGGAGGTCAAGTTGTCGTGCATTCAGACTCATGAGATGAAGAAGGTAGAGATCGGGCTGCCTGGTGCAGCATcaggagagaaggcagcgaagaagtAA
- a CDS encoding putative vacuolar proton translocating ATPase subunit A (encoded by transcript BESB_008760), with product MTTLRSEPMLRGTLVLPSALPVARGCLDALGRQGSVHFMDMNAHSLTRQFNTYIQRIDEMERIIRFLEEEVNRLQDAGAKIIIGPEGPQNFLDNDKGYQLDKVEEALNRLHAQFVRFKSNNADLIQQKNAALEEKCVMQTAVQQLRGASLKEDFGAGARITAAEGSPAGQSEEEVAKALLRQDDGKDGIPTADDPEQGLTRPEGGASGSSVSTVAGMVATSDIGRFQRMLFRTTRGNAFCFFQSAAEKLIDSHTGKEIEKGVFVIYYQGATHSLLHEKIVKVCAAFDAKPYEWPHSAEEASARLEALQSLLDDKERALAAYEKYFLGEISLLLEVTRSGGSSLLEEWKMFCQKEKAVYVTLNQFHGRDMTLRCDCWIPQDKEEEVRALLKDVSAESAGDEQASAFLLIEKGRPTAMPPTYFKTTEFTEPAQIMVDTYGVPRYQEANPAVLTTITFPFLFGVMYGDIGHGLCVMLMGLWLMIRAKALQRDRSSAFHDAVKYRYMIFLMGFFAVFGGFMYNDWFALGVDIFGSRWTAKGGTTGATNITLAKKDGDFPYPFGFDPAWKGAANELLFTNSFKMKFSVIVGFVQMFAGVLLKGSNAIFFREPLDFIFEFIPQVLFICSLVGYMDFLIVYKWVTPEERNKPNLINTIINMCMLSEVKSEDEMYSNQQLVERALFLLMVISIPLMLIPKPLILCSRMKKNHPRSEDKQQLSSGKTNSSTIELERAPNADHGTGAGGAEGDSEHPVAGGALRKQASAEEADDDMLAGAKVEDHEEEHEGPGDIFIHQMIETIEFILGTISNTASYLRLWALSLAHQQLALVFYTQTVVRAIELTDNVAVVTVALFFIFAAYACITFAVILCMDFLEVSLHALRLQWVEFQNKFFKGDGYKFAPLYFIKLLQGEEA from the exons ATGACGACCCTGCGGAGTGAGCCAATGCTCAGGGGCACGCTGGTGCTGCCATCGGCCCTGCCTGTGGCTCGCGGCTGCTTAGACGCTTTGGGTAGACAGGGAAGTGTCCACTTCATGGACATGAACGCGCACTCTCTGACGCGCCAGTTCAACACTTACATTCAGCGCATCGACGAAATGGAACGGATTATCCGTTTTTTGGAAGAGGAGGTGAACCGCTTGCAAGATGCGGGCGCCAAGATCATCATCGGACCGGAGGGTCCGCAAAACTTCCTGGACAACGACAAGGGTTATCAGTTGGACAAGGTGGAGGAGGCTCTGAACCGTCTGCATGCTCAATTCGTTCGGTTCAAAAGCAACAATGCAGATCTTATTCAGCAGAAGAATGCAGCTTTGGAGGAAAAATGCGTTATGCAGACGGCGGTCCAGCAGCTACGAGGGGCGAGTCTGAAGGAAGACTTCGGAGCGGGTGCGCGTATAACCGCTGCGGAAGGGTCTCCTGCGGGTCAGTCGGAGGAGGAAGTTGCGAAAGCTCTGCTGCGTCAGGATGACGGTAAGGATGGGATACCAACAGCGGACGATCCTGAACAAGGCTTGACGAGGCCTGAAGGAGGCGCCTCGGGATCAAGCGTCTCGACCGTCGCTGGCATGGTTGCGACCTCGGATATTGGCAGGTTTCAACGGATGCTCTTCCGGACGACTCGAGGCAATGCCTTTTGTTTTTTCCAATCCGCCGCCGAAAAGCTCATAGACAGCCACACGGGCAAAGAAATCGAAAAAGGCGTCTTTGTCATCTACTACCAAGGAGCGACGCACTCGCTTCTTCATGAGAAGATCGTGAAGGTCTGTGCGGCGTTCGATGCGAAGCCCTACGAGTGGCCTCATAGTGCTGAGGAGGCTTCTGCTCGTCTCGAAG CGCTGCAAAGCCTGCTTGACGATAAGGaacgcgccctcgctgcttACGAAAAATATTTCCTCGGTGAAATCAGTTTGCTTCTCGAGGTGACGAGGTCAGGTGGTTCGTCCTTGTTGGAAGAGTGGAAGATGTTTTGCCAGAAGGAAAAAGCGGTGTACGTCACCCTCAATCAGTTCCATG GACGCGACATGACGCTCCGGTGTGACTGTTGGATTCCGCAAGACAAGGAGGAAGAGGTTCGCGCCCTGCTGAAGGACGTTAGTGCTGAGTCTGCTGGCGATGAACAG GCGTCCGCTTTTTTGCTGATCGAAAAAGGCCGACCGACAGCCATGCCGCCTACGTACTTCAAAACGACTGAATTCACAGAGCCGGCACAGATCATG GTGGATACCTACGGCGTCCCGCGGTATCAGGAGGCCAATCCTGCTGTTCTGACCACGATCACTTTCCCGTTTCTCTTCGGTGTGATGTATGGAGACATTGGTCATGGTCTCTGCGTCATGCTGATGGGACTGTGGCTCATGATtcgagcgaaggcgctgcagcgagacCGCAGTTCGGCTTTCCACGACGCAGTCAAGTATCGGTATATGATCTTCCTTATGGGGtttttcgccgtcttcgggGGCTTCATGTACAACGACTGGTTCGCCCTTGGAGTGGACATCTTCGGCTCGCGGTGGACCGCAAAGGGGGGGACGACAGGAGCGACCAATATAACGCTGGCGAAGAAA GATGGCGACTTCCCGTATCCCTTCGGTTTCGATCCAGCTTGGAAGGGTGCGGCGAATGAGTTGCTGTTCACCAACTCCTTCAAGATGAAGTTCTCCGTCATTGTTGGCTTCGTCCAGATGTTCGCCGGTGTCCTGCTGAAGGGGTCGAATGCGATTTTCTTCAGGGAACCGCTGGATTTCATTTTTGAATTCATCCCTCAAGTCTTGTTCATTTGTTCTTTAGTCGGATATATGGATTTCCTCATTGTGTACAAGTGGGTCACACCTGAAGAGAGGAACAAGCCAAATCTTATCAATACAATCATCAATATGTGCATGCTTTCTGAGGTTAAAAGTGAAGACGAGATGTACTCGAATCAGCAGTTGGTTGAGCGTGCCTTGTTTTTGCTTATGGTTATTTCCATTCCTCTGATGCTCATTCCCAAGCCGCTTATACTCTGCTCGCGAATGAAGAAAAACCACCCGCGGAGCGAGGACAAGCAACAGTTGAGCTCCGGGAAAACGAACAGCTCAACTATTGAGCTCGAGCGAGCTCCCAACGCGGACCATGGAACAGGAGCCGGTGGCGCtgaaggagacagcgaacATCCGGTTGCAGGCGGAGCTCTGCGAAAGCAAGCTTCGGCAGAAGAGGCTGACGACGATATGCTCGCTGGTGCCAAGGTGGAAGATCACGAGGAGGAGCATGAAGGCCCTGGAGACATCTTTATTCATCAGATGATTGAAACAATTGAGTTCATTCTCGGTACCATCTCCAACACTGCTTCATACCTTCGACTGTGGGCGTTGTCACTGGCGCATCAGCAGCTGGCGCTGGTGTTCTACACCCAGACGGTGGTCCGGGCAATCGAACTGACAGACAATGTGGCAGTGGTTACCGTTGCACTATTTTTTATTTTTGCGGCGTACGCATGCATCACTTTCGCTGTTATTCTCTGCATGGATTTCTTGGAAGTTTCTCTTCATGCTCTGAGGCTGCAGTGGGTAGAATTCCAGAACAAGTTTTTCAAGGGCGACGGGTACAAATTCGCACCACTGTACTTCATCAAGCTTCtgcagggcgaggaagctTAA
- a CDS encoding hypothetical protein (encoded by transcript BESB_008770), whose protein sequence is MSGGPQMQHLSPAEQAAVMKELNNLHIKDTMDTYNSVVERCFNECITQFRAKDLDDTEQQCVRRCVRKFMLFSQRVGLRFAEKNMETNAK, encoded by the coding sequence ATGAGTGGTGGGCCTCAGATGCAGCACTTGTCGCCTGCTGAGCAGGCGGCAGTAATGAAAGAGTTGAATAACCTACACATCAAAGATACCATGGACACGTATAACTCTGTGGTGGAGCGCTGTTTCAACGAGTGCATTACTCAATTCCGAGCAAAGGATCTCGACGACACAGAGCAACAGtgtgtgcggcgctgcgtgcggAAGTTCATGTTGTTCTCGCAGAGAGTGGGGCTTCGGTTTGCGGAGAAGAATATGGAAACGAATGCCAAATAG
- a CDS encoding Erv1 / Alr family protein (encoded by transcript BESB_008780) encodes MGNTAGALSRPYNYAAARGEANGADSSERQSPTRGTPLASVESPSLGALVQDNSSSVPTSSGRPGTGTENRQNAATPTATKTAESQLASPVGGNLQCAAPTPSSSASLRGSQQPDACDSHASRLNENVQASADSYPPIHFCADTNEPRDPCNAQWLLLWTYAAYASPRPSMEEQRHLRVFFEEFPDQCTFGPAAGCYREAVKSFQPRVESRRDLMLWLCLVENQCRMKLDMPTRPCRYSELVRRWRYDDGYL; translated from the exons ATGGGAAACACAGCAGGGGCGCTTTCACGTCCATACAATTACGCTGCAgcaagaggagaggcgaatGGTGCTGACAGCTCAGAGCGCCAGTCTCCGACAAGGGGAACGCCGTTGGCTTCGGTGGAGTCTCCATCCCTGGGCGCCCTGGTACAGGACAACAGTTCCTCCGTGCCCACATCTAGCGGCAGACCTGGAACCGGCACGGAGAACCGCCAGAACGCTGCAACACCGACAGCCACGAAGACCGCCGAATCACAACTCGCTTCACCAGTGGGTGGCAATCTTCAATGTGCGGCTCCTACACCGTCTTCAAGCGCAAGTTTGCGAGGAAGTCAGCAGCCGGACGCGTGCGACAGCCACGCGTCGCGGTTGAATGAGAACgtgcaggcgagcgcggactCGTATCCTCCCATTCACTTCTGCGCGGACACGAACGAGCCGCGGGACCCGTGTAATGCGCAGTGGTTGCTG CTGTGGACGTACGCTGCCTACGCATCGCCTAGGCCGAGTATGGAGGAGCAGCGGCAtctgcgtgtttttttcgAAGAGTTTCCAGATCAGTGCACTTTCGGCCCTGCTGCAGGTTGCTACAGAGAAGCTGTGAAGTCTTTCCAACCCAG GGTCGAGAGCCGAAGGGACTTGATGCTGTGGCTTTGTCTGGTTGAGAACCAATGCCGGATGAAGCTGGACATGCCGACGCGGCCGTGCAG GTACAGCGAGCTGGTCCGTCGGTGGCGGTACGACGACGGGTACCTTTGA
- a CDS encoding hypothetical protein (encoded by transcript BESB_008790) produces the protein MADSGSVSSADRPSAASEHASLRSPTSSRACPPPSTKPSANLPLCEATPNNGGAVAGANTVKTDTAVKGNATISPSATVRASATATDATSSACAGKKSSSGAVTPAGSQKSASGGKHGGATSCRGVSGGGTGLSWKNGTSCHSSQTPSGSSGSTAQSNPKANLPSGGQNHKHGTDGSHAGGSSAAGKKAPSGFNSELSARELRKIKYYEEMFAKLANEERQKQGGTPSGPTAAGATGVSSSSASGSLEKPSKKGGPHRGGEATGGVSGKVSAPGAGRSDDGLESQSERRNSTASSSALQQSFTSQSSAPSTSSSRGSGGGATKRKHNRVIDSTDDEGPPASPPRASANKRLALARGSSVKEPAVQAPGGSCAVSSARPATSASGGVADPQRKGEKQFNRHAGGPVPAEPCRGDSQGSRVTGKSDAGAGPRHVSKDLPQSSKPSHLPRPHGSSSNTGKGSHNQSLHSGVGVNAAVPARSAPKGQGSDWAWRGRGHGGEGAKKKQRATVAVSSCARRGDDDSSSSSSSGSSSSSSSGSSDSSEGESGCPRSKISRSKDPSRGSDSVGPNGNATRAGGKRGAHAVHQCKRHQASFPGGAVSLGAAEDCSRRTDASGSTSGSSAYNSDKKGAGSASQLQGGEAHKKSAGSNVSRPSSSAAVPSSSGAASAASLSKSASHHPHRPASTTTPADENSAPEAGLRDGTEPRGGPVASSGDGACGGGAKTEKKAALAVDETGRKLSASADSGRGSAASSNRSSVGGHAGPGGESNTRLIHTDTHSGRAGEATPPGSRTVSKGEKKERGGASRTSSVSVKHEEGRQGGEEAAVFGGRLGERGVSPAHQIHEKNPWTTPGTAVESRSFSRDIPTNGDAGGGGRRAFDAAAEVPDHQSSSPPGRDSLLTCKAGGSPRRSSGAQAKGHAPATQLRNASPGAAIGCEGRHRGTAHGGSGKVIGKGAFDTAGPGDKEGKMAASAVSAEMTTTERPDGSVKGTALARPGGTRRANFAHGETSGAAAAEIFLSEEPGGHSQLLVSVKRGGSGEPAGGKNQVSAADVDSAGNVRQARPGKKAEGIRQESCGRAGRDAEGGMRTVGNHRGMGGQSSGRGAVKQLHSVDEKAAGEATKRESRGTFLEASGTTAESRQPAAPSAVGGRAPPARGSAHERVSSASGSGEGATDRPVGLDQQPTIPLEGLTSPELPVQASRKELTASYSMRSTSPQSEELGVGEGRPVDGSDSASSGSYRHCPDGCSSLPSSSQHGVQLPHTFVAARDDLGDDESRPSAPLPLLAVARSLASQPLTSTPLPPVSSRHAPRADTQLAIRQSGDVAGRCPVSLPALTEPATSQLVTTASRHGIRELHTAIGDTQKKTTSNVATGTGRTIEMEPAFGFDNRLDPHAPSTVTTGLGASRVNYQLVDECDSGAKVPRGQTECKGAQSGGEPGMVRSTTVLSASNKEYAEACCNVVPTRDWRQLLLGKSGDGSNGGFWEDDSACARTAKSAPASAGNAVASANSCSDKAPSSSSAESSAELKRGLSCGGQVNGSAAAVTRGGEPSSLPLQGGVAQPLPLSGRWVTSLSWKAQLLRKVYNAGRS, from the coding sequence ATGGCTGATTCCGGCTCTGTAAGTAGCGCCGACCGTCCGTCTGCGGCCAGCGAACATGCAAGTCTGCGTAGCCCGACTTCCAGTAGAGCATGTCCCCCCCCGTCCACCAAACCATCAGCGAATCTTCCTCTGTGTGAGGCTACGCCGAATAATGGGGGCGCGGTCGCTGGAGCAAACACAGTGAAGACTGATACAGCAGTCAAAGGCAACGCTACCATATCGCCGAGTGCCACCGTCCGCGCATCCGCGACTGCAACGGATGCCACTAGCAGCGCCTGTGCTGGAAAGAAGAGCAGCTCTGGAGCAGTGACTCCAGCGGGCAGTCAGAAGAGCGCGAGTGGTGGCAAACATGGAGGCGCAacaagctgcagaggcgttAGCGGAGGAGGCACGGGCCTTTCGTGGAAGAACGGCACCAGCTGCCACTCTAGTCAAACGCCCTCAGGAAGCAGCGGTTCAACTGCACAAAGCAACCCGAAGGCCAACTTGCCAAGCGGAGGCCAGAATCACAAGCATGGGACTGACGGTTCCCATGCGGGGGGGAGCTCTGCGGCAGGGAAAAAAGCCCCGAGTGGCTTCAATAGCGAGCTTAGCGCACGCGAATTGCGGAAGATCAAGTATTATGAAGAGATGTTTGCCAAACTGGCGAACGAGGAGCGGCAGAAACAAGGCGGTACGCCATCAGGCCCCACTGCGGCAGGGGCGACTGGGGTGAGCAGTTCATCCGCAAGCGGCAGCTTGGAGAAACCGTCAAAGAAGGGTGGACCCCACCGGGGCGGAGAGGCCACGGGAGGAGTTTCTGGCAAGGTTTCCGCACCAGGAGCTGGCCGCAGTGACGATGGACTCGAGTCACAGTcggagaggaggaactcTACAGCATCATCTAGTGCTCTTCAACAGTCATTTACATCTCAGAGCTCCGCTCCGAGTACAAGTAGTAGTCGGGggtcgggcggcggcgctacGAAAAGGAAGCACAATCGTGTCATCGATTCAACAGACGACGAGgggccgccggcctcgccgccacGGGCATCGGCAAACAAGCGATTGGCACTGGCAAGAGGCTCGTCTGTCAAAGAGCCTGCTGTTCAAGCGCCAGGAGGCAGTTGCGCCGTGAGCTCGGCTCGTCCAGCGACGAGCGCTAGTGGAGGCGTGGCAGATCCGCAGCGCAAGGGGGAAAAACAGTTCAACCGACATGCGGGTGGTCCTGTGCCCGCAGAGCCGTGCCGGGGGGACTCTCAAGGGAGCCGGGTGACGGGAAAAAGCGATGCAGGCGCTGGCCCTCGTCACGTTTCAAAGGATCTGCCACAGAGCAGTAAACCGTCGCATCTTCCTCGCCCCCATGGCAGCTCGTCCAACACAGGAAAAGGCAGTCACAACCAGTCCCTGCACTCCGGTGTGGGTGTGAACGCTGCCGTCCCCGCTCGGTCGGCACCCAAAGGACAAGGCTCTGACTGGGCGTGGAGGGGGCGTGGACACGGAGGGGAGGGAGCCAAGAAGAAACAGCGCGCGACTGTAGCTGTTTCGTCCTgtgcgagacgcggagacgacgaTAGCAGCAGTAGCAGCAGCAGTGGTAGCAGCAgtagcagcagcagcggaagtAGCGACAGCAGTGAAGGTGAGAGCGGGTGCCCCCGGAGCAAGATAAGCCGCTCCAAAGACCCGTCTCGAGGGAGTGATAGCGTAGGGCCTAACGGCAATGCTACTCGCGCGGGGGGCAAACGGGGGGCACACGCTGTCCATCAGTGCAAACGCCACCAAGCAAGCTTCCCTGGCGGTGCGGTTTCCCtaggggcggcggaggactgTAGCCGTCGAACCGATGCTTCCGGTTCCACGTCAGGGTCATCTGCGTACAACAGTGACAAGAAAGGAGCAGGTTCTGCTTCACAGCTAcagggaggagaggcgcacaAAAAATCCGCGGGTAGCAACGTTTCGCGGCCCTCGAGTTCAGCGGCAGTCCCATCGTCGTCAGGTGCCGCATCGGCAGCGTCACTGTCCAAATCCGCCTCACACCATCCACACCGACCAGCTTCAACGACCACCCCAGCCGACGAAAACagcgcgccagaggcgggATTACGGGACGGCACGGAGCCAAGAGGGGGGCCGGtcgcgagcagcggcgaTGGTGCGTGTGGTGGAGGAGCAAAGActgagaagaaggcggcgctggccGTAGATGAGACAGGACGAAAGCTGTCTGCCTCGGCTGACTCGGGTAGAGGAAGTGCTGCTTCGTCGAACAGGAGCTCGGTAGGTGGCCACGCGGGCCCTGGAGGGGAGTCGAATACTCGCCTCATCCACACGGATACTCACAGTGGCAGAgccggagaggcgacgcctcccGGGAGTCGAACGGTCAGtaagggagagaaaaaggaacgAGGAGGAGCTAGTCGAACCTCGTCTGTCTCAGTTAAACATGAAGAAGGGCGTCAAGGTGGGGAGGAAGCCGCAGTTTTCGGCGGACGTCTTGGTGAGCGAGGTGTCTCACCGGCGCACCAAATCCACGAGAAGAATCCTTGGACTACGCCGGGTACCGCTGTTGAAAGTAGAAGTTTCTCTCGAGATATACCGACGAatggcgacgccggcggaggtggcAGGCGAGCGTTTGATGCTGCTGCGGAGGTCCCCGATCATCAGTCTTCATCCCCTCCTGGGAGGGATTCCTTGTTGACGTGTAAGGCTGGGGGATCACCCCGAAGGAGCTCTGGAGCGCAAGCCAAGGgtcacgcgccggcgactcaGCTGCGAAATGCGTCACCGGGGGCGGCGATCGGGTGCGAGGGCCGCCACAGAGGTACGGCGCACGGAGGATCCGGAAAAGTAATTGGCAAAGGTGCATTTGACACCGCGGGACCAGGAGACAAAGAAGGCAAGATGGCCGCTTCAGCTGTCTCCGCAGAGATGACAACCACGGAGAGGCCAGACGGTTCCGTCAAGGGGACAGCACTCGCGCGTCCAGGAGGAACTCGACGTGCGAACTTTGCGCACGGTGAAAcgtcgggcgcggctgcagcagagatATTTCTGAGCGAAGAGCCAGGCGGACATAGCCAGCTGCTAGTGAGCGTCAAGCGTGGCGGTTCAGGGGAGCCCGCCGGTGGAAAAAATCAGGTCAGTGCTGCGGACGTGGATAGCGCTGGTAACGTGCGACAAGCCCGTCCCGGCAAAAAGGCCGAGGGGATCCGGCAGGAGTCGTGCGGTCGCGCGGGGAGAGATGCGGAGGGAGGGATGCGCACGGTGGGCAACCATCGTGGAATGGGCGGTCAGTCTtcaggcagaggcgcggtgAAGCAACTTCACTCGGTAGATGAGaaagcggcgggcgaggcgaccaAGCGCGAGTCTCGAGGCACGTTCCTTGAAGCCAGTGGCACAACTGCTGAATCGCGGCAGCCGGCCGCTCCATCGGCGGTCGGTGGGCGCGCACCTCCTGCCCGCGGTTCCGCGCACGAAAGGGTTTCTTCGGCATCTGGAAGTGGTGAAGGAGCCACGGATCGCCCCGTGGGTCTGGACCAGCAGCCGACAATCCCGCTGGAAGGCTTGACGTCCCCAGAGCTACCTGTACAGGCGTCGCGTAAGGAGCTGACTGCTTCATATTCGATGCGGAGTACTTCTCCACAGTCTGAAGAGCTTGGCGTCGGAGAAGGAAGGCCTGTTGATGGCTCAGACTCGGCTTCTTCAGGGTCGTATCGACATTGTCCGGATGGATGCTCAAGCTTGCCATCATCGAGTCAGCATGGCGTACAGCTCCCACACACCTTCGTGGCTGCCAGGGACGATCTAGGTGACGATGAAAGCcgcccctctgcgccgtTGCCTCTTCTAGCTGTTGCCCGTTCTCTTGCGTCTCAGCCCCTTACCAGCACGCCGTTGCCGCCGGTCTCATCGCGCCATGCGCCGCGTGCTGATACGCAACTCGCAATCAGGCAGAGTGGAGACGTAGCTGGACGGTGTCCTGTCTCGCTTCCGGCTTTGACTGAACCGGCGACCTCGCAGCTCGTAACCACCGCAAGCAGGCACGGAATCCGAGAATTGCACACGGCAATAGGGgacacgcagaaaaagacaACAAGCAATGTGGCGACAGGTACCGGTCGAACAATAGAAATGGAGCCGGCATTCGGATTTGATAATCGTCTTGATCCTCATGCTCCGTCGACTGTAACGACAGGTTTGGGGGCGAGTCGCGTCAACTACCAGCTTGTTGACGAGTGCGACAGCGGTGCCAAAGTACCTCGTGGTCAAACTGAATGCAAAGGCGCCCAGAGCGGAGGGGAGCCGGGGATGGTCAGGTCCACGACCGTGTTATCCGCTAGCAATAAGGAATATGCGGAGGCGTGTTGCAATGTAGTCCCGACGCGGGACTGGCGCCAACTCCTTCTGGGGAAATCCGGCGACGGGAGCAATGGTGGATTTTGGGAGGACGATTCTGCATGTGCTCGTACAGCTAAGAGCGCGCCAGCCAGCGCAGGGAACGCCGTTGCGTCTGCGAATTCGTGTTCCGACAAGGCaccgtcctcgtcttccgcagAGAGCAGTGCTGAGTTGAAGCGAGGGTTATCCTGCGGCGGACAGGTGAACGGATCAGCTGCGGCTGTTACACGAGGTGGCGAGCCTTCCAGCCTGCCGCTTCAAGGAGGAGTAGCGCAGCCTCTGCCCTTGAGCGGAAGATGGGTGACGAGCTTGTCATGGAAAGCACAGCTACTCCGGAAAGTCTACAACGCCGGCCGATCGTAA